The nucleotide window CAAAAGCTCAGGAAGGCATTCTGCCCGGCGAGGGAAGTTAGGTACAACCCCGTCCTCGACTGGGCCGAGTACATAATCTTCCGCGAGGAGCCGACCGAGTTCACCATACACCGCCCGGCCAAGTTCGGCGGCGACGTCACCTACACCACCTTCGAGGAGCTTAAGAGGGACTTCGCGGAAGGAAAGCTCCACCCGCTCGACCTCAAGAACGCCGTCGCCGAGTACCTCATCGAGCTCCTCAAGCCGGTTCGCGAGTACTTCGAGAGGAATCCGGAGCCGCTTGAGCTCATGAGGCAGGTAAAGATCACCCGCTAACGACCGGTGGAAGGAATGGTCCGCTTCGACGAGAAGGACAGGGAGATCCTCGAAACTCTCAGGAAGGAAGGCAGGATAACGCTCACGGAGCTGGGGAGAAGGCTAGGCCTCTCCCCAGCCAGCGTCAAGAACCGCATTGATAAGCTGAAGAAACTCGGGGCAATCAGGGGATTTTCGGCCGTTATCGATCCCTCTTTTCTTGAGAGGTACGTGAAGGTGTTTATGCTCCTCAAGCTCAAGGCTGAGGATCCTGAGGTCGACAGGATACTCTCCAAGTTCGCGGCTCTGGACAACGTTCAGGCCGTTTACAGGACCACCGGGAGAACGCAGGCACTCATCATAGCGGAGTTCGAGGACATGGACGAGATGAAGAGGTTCGCCGGAAGGCTGAAGGGTTCCCTCGGTTCGCTCCTCGAGTACATAGAGTGGGGCACGATCTACGATTCGCTCAAGGACTGCTGGGTGAGCACGGGCAAGAGGGGAAGTTCCAATGGACGTAAGGGCGGTTATATTTGACCTCGACGGCACACTCGTGGGGGCACCGACGCCGTTTTCGGAGATAAAGGAGCGCCTGAGAGAGCGCCTGCTTGAGATGGGCGTAGAGGAGAACCTCTTAGGTGAGCTCACACCCATGTACGAGACCCTGCTGAAGGTCTCGGAGAAAACGGGAATCGACTTTGAGAGGCTTCACTCGGTTCAGGTGGAGCTCGAAACGGAACGCATGTGGGAGAGCTTTCTCTTCAAAGGCGCTCTTGAAGTTCTGGAGTACCTCAGGGGAAAGGGAGTTAAGCTGGCCCTCGTGACGAGGAGCTCCAGAAAGGCGGCCGAGCTGGCCCTGGAGAAGAACGGCATAGTCGATTACTTCGATTCCATCGTTGCGAGGGAGGACGTTAAACCGGAGGAGCTGAAACCAAACCCGGGGCAGATTCTTAAAGCTCTCTCCGAGCTTGGCGTTCCGCCTGAAAAAGCCATAGCCGTCGGCGATCACGGCTACGACGTTTTAGCCGCAAGGAAGGCGGGAGTGCTGAGTATCTTGGTGACCGGCCACGACTCCGGGAGGATGAGCTTCTCCGTGGATGCGGAGGCGGATTTCGAGGTCTCCAACCTGAACGAGCTGAGAAACCTGTTTGAGAGGCTGTTCTCGACTTACGTAGTCGTTCCGGCCTACAACGAGGAAAAGACCCTTCCGGCTGTTCTCAACGATCTGCTCAGGTACTTCAGAAGGGATGAGATAGTAGTCGTGAACGACGGATCGCGGGACAGGACTAGAGAAATTGCCGAGTCGTACGGGGTCCACGTCCTGAACCATCTCGTCAACAGGGGCCTCGGGGGAGCGCTCGGTACGGGGATAGCGTTCGCGGTCAGGAAGAATGCCGAGCTGATTTTGACCTTCGATGCGGACGGCCAGCACCTGCTGAGCGATGCCCTCAGGGTCATGAAGCCGGTCGCCGAGGGGAAGGCTGACTTCGCAGTCGGCTCAAGGCTGAAGGGTGACACGAGCGAGATGCCCTTCGTCAAGAAGTTTGGGAACTTCGTCCTCGACGCAATAACGGCCCTCTTCGCCAGGAAGTACGTGAGCGACAGTCAGAGCGGGCTGAGATGCTTCAACAGGGGCTGTGCATCGAAGATCCGCATAACGTGCGATCGCTACGCCGTGTCGAGCGAGATAATAATAGAGGCCGCGAAGCACGGCTGCAGGATCGTTGAGGTTCCGATTAAGGCAGTCTACACCGAGTACTCCATGAGGAAGGGAACCAACGTGCTTGAGGGTGTAAAGATCGCGCTGAACCTGCTGTTTGACAAGCTGAGGTGATGGGTATGTACGTGGCTCAGATAATAGCCCTCGCGGCGATAGCTTACCTCCTCGTGAGGATGGTCAACGACTACAGGCGGGGAAGAATAGACTGGTACGGCTTCGTTTCGTGGCTCGTGATATTCGGCATCTTTGCCGTTATAGCGGTCTTCCCGGTCAGACTGTCCCAGGAGATCAAGGACGTTCTGGGCTTGAAGAGGGGCCTGGATGCGCTCTTCGTGGTCTCGATAGGCCTGATATTCCTGCTCATGTTCCAGCTCTACGTCGAAATAGACCGGACCAAGCGCGAGATAACGGAGCTCACGAGAAAGGTTGCCATAGAACTTGAGGAGATAAACGAGCGCCTCAAAAGGCTTGAAGAGCGCTAAAAGTCGTCCCCGAACAGCTCCTCGAGGAAAAGCCTCACCCTGTCCTTGGGCAGTTTGAACTGCTTTATCTTCACTATTCCCTTTTCCTGCGCCTCCTTCAGCAGTATCTCGGTGGCCTCATTGGGGTACATCTCCTCGTAGACTATCTCCTTGATTCCAGCGTTGATGACGAGCTTGAAGCAGGTGTCGCAGGGGAAGTGCGTGACGTAAAGCGTGGCCCCTTCGAGGCTTATTCCCTTCCTTGCTGCCATCGCTATGACGTTCTGCTCGGCATGGACAGCCCTGTGGCAGTGACCGTCAACGATTAGGCAGCCAACGTCAATGCAGTGGTCCATTCCCCTCGGCGCGCCGTTGTAGCCGGTGGCGAGGATGTAGCCGTCCTTCACGGCCACCGCGCCAACTCTAAGCCTCGGGCAGGTTGCCCTGAGCGAGACGAGCTTCGCTATGAGCATGAAGTACTCGTCCTTCGTTGGTCTGATCTTTTTTATCCTCTCGGCTTTCTCCCTGTCAAGAAAGATCTCGACTCCCAAAGCGACACCCCCTCAGGAGGAGATGCTGGAGTAGGCCACTATCCTGAATATTCTTTCCTCGTAGGTCGGGTGGGTTGGGAATATCAGGAAGCTCGGCCTCCAGTAGTTGCGCTTCTCTTGGGAGGGCCTGTCTATGGTGGGCTCTATCCCAGGAAGGGTGTGGCTCTTAACCCTCGCCCTGAGGTCCTCGTAGTACTTCAGCTCCTCCAGGGCGGCTTTCAGTGAGAGGGGCTTCTCAAGAAGCCTGAGGGCGACGTCGTCGGCCTTGAACTCCCTGCTCCTCAGGAACTTCGATCTCTCCAGCTCGAACCACAGGTACAGGGCAAAGCCGCCTATCGTTATCCAGAAGCTCTGGGTCAGGGCGAGCAGGAGGAACGGCATCAGGAACGCGAATATCCTCACGTAGGCGACGAGCGGGAAGAGGAAGGTGTCCCTGTTTTTGATGTGGCCGAGCTCGTGGGCGACGACGGCAGCTATCTCCTCGTCGTCCAGTATCTCAAAGAGACCGAGCGAGAGGACTACTCTCCTGCCGTAGGAATAGGCGTTGGGGATGTATTCCTCGAGGGCGTATATCTCGACGTCCCGGAGGTTCGCCCGTTCGAGGATGGAGTGGAGCCTCTCTATGAGCTCCTCCGAGGCGGCGTGGATTATGGGGTGGCAGTTCTGGCACTTCCCCCTGAGGGAGAGCCTGCCGAGAACCACGAGGCCGGTGAAGAGGAGACCCGCTAGGGCCAGGCCGATGTAGCCCGATACGGCGTAGGTTAGGAGGAGCATCACCGCGAGGGGAACGAGCATCATTTCCTACCCCTCACTCCTTCCTGATCCTGGAGAGGTAGGCGTAGGTGGCTTCTCTGAAGTTGCTCATGAGCGCGTCGAGGATGCGCTGGACGACTTTCTCCTCGAATTCCTCCCTGGTCGTCGTTATTGAGTAGACGTACCTCATGCCTCCCCGTCCGTAGTCCACGCTCCTCGAGAGGAGGCCCTTCTCGCAGAGGCGGTTCATCAGTATGCTCACGGTGGAGCGCCTCATCTCTGGATGGCTCTTTTTCATGTGCTCGTAGACCTCACCCGCGGTTGCCACCTTAACCTTCCACATGTACTCCATTATCTCGGCCTCGAGGGGGGGAAGAACGGCCTTTATGCCCTCCTCGGTGAGCTTGAACTCGTGGGGTTCCATTCCCAACCCTCCGGAACAATATCGACCGGCAACAATAAAAGCTTTTCTGGGATCATAAAAACGGCCGATGATGAGCGGTTGGCCCGGCACCGAGCTGTGCGGAGGGCCACCACTCCTGAGGCCATGTAGAAAGAAAAGGGCTCAGCCCAGCCTCTTCCTCATGAACTCCTCAAAGCTGTCCATGGCCTCCTCGAGTATCTCAACCGGCGGAAGGAAGACGATCCTGAAGTGCCAGTCGCCGGCCTTTCCGAAGCCCGAGCCGTGGACGAAGAGGACGTGTGCCTCGTGGAGGACATCGAGCACGAACTCCTTGTCGTTCTTCCACTTCCTCTCCTCAATCCGCGGGAAGATGTAAAAAGCCCCCTGCGGTTTGACCGTGCTGACGCCCGGAATCTCGGTCAGGCGCTTGTAGATGTAGTCCCTCCTCTCGCGGAGCTTTTTCATGTACTCCTCAAGGTAGTCCATCGGACCGGTTAAACCCGCTATCGCCGCGAACTGGGCCGGAGTGCTGGGGCATATCCTTATACGCATGAGCTTGTCTATCGCTTCCCTCACCTCTTCGAGCTTGCCCTCCGGATCAACGTAGTAGAAGTAGCCCAGACGCCAGCCTGTGGCGAAGTAGACCTTGGAGAGGCCGTTCATCACTATAACCGGGACGTCCTTCGTGAGCGAGCCGGGGGAGACGTGCCTGCCCTCGTAGGTCATCAAGTCGTAAATCTCGTCGCTTATAACCGGCAGGTCGTACTCTCCAGCTAAATCGAGTATCGCCTTGACGGTCTTCTTCTCGTAGAGCGCCCCTGTCGGGTTGTTGGGGTTGATGACCGCTATGGCCTTCGTCCTCTCGTCTATCAGCTTTCTGATGTCGTCGATGTCCGGCTGCCAGCCGTTCTCTTCAACCGTCAGATATTCGCGCGGCTCTGCCCCATAGAACTTGACGAGGCCCACGTAGGGAGGATAGCTCGGGCTTGGAACGAGTATGTTGTCGCCGGGGTTGAGGAGCGAGCCGAATATGAGCTGGAGTGCCTCGGTTACAGCGGTGGTGACGCGAACATCCTCGGACGTTATGTCTACCCCGTTCTTCCACTTCTCCCTCTTGACAACGGCTTCCCTCATCTCCGGCAAACCTTCACTCGGTCCGTAGTAGTTGTGACCTTCCTTTATGGCGCGACAGTAAGCTTCCTGCATGTGAACGGGCGGCTGAAAATCGTACTTTCCGGGGTCGCCGATGTTGAGCCTGATGACCTTTATACCCTTCTTCTCAAGCTCCCTCGCGGGAAGGACAACGTCTCTAATCGCGTACTCAACACCCATTGCCCTCTCGGACGGACGAATCATTACGATCACCGTTCAAATGTTGAGAGGCAGTTCATAAAAACCTTTTCATAAGAAAAGAAAGGTCAAACCTTCCAGCGCGGGTTATCGACGAGCTTTACCTCTCCCCCCTCGTCGATCACTATCTTTGAGAAGCCCTTCTCCTTTATGCTCCCGTAGTCGTGGCCCGCATCCGCTGGATAGATTGCGAGGAATATGAAGGGCTCGTCGCCCGTGTTCACGGTTCTGTGGGCCCAGTAGGGGGGAACGTAGACGACCGTTCCCGGCTCCATCGGTATCCACTCTGCCTCACCCTCGGGCGTCTGGAGGAGCATTCCTCCCCTGCCTTTGAGGGCGTAGTATATCTCAGCCCTGTCTGCTTTGGCGTGGTAGTGGCCCTTGGTGAAGAAGAACTCCTTTCCGACCTTGCCGGGATATAGGACGGTGGTCGCGAAGTTGAGGTCCCCCTCGCGCTCCTCCTGCTC belongs to Thermococcus sp. AM4 and includes:
- a CDS encoding BlaI/MecI/CopY family transcriptional regulator, giving the protein MEPHEFKLTEEGIKAVLPPLEAEIMEYMWKVKVATAGEVYEHMKKSHPEMRRSTVSILMNRLCEKGLLSRSVDYGRGGMRYVYSITTTREEFEEKVVQRILDALMSNFREATYAYLSRIRKE
- a CDS encoding pyridoxal phosphate-dependent aminotransferase: MIRPSERAMGVEYAIRDVVLPARELEKKGIKVIRLNIGDPGKYDFQPPVHMQEAYCRAIKEGHNYYGPSEGLPEMREAVVKREKWKNGVDITSEDVRVTTAVTEALQLIFGSLLNPGDNILVPSPSYPPYVGLVKFYGAEPREYLTVEENGWQPDIDDIRKLIDERTKAIAVINPNNPTGALYEKKTVKAILDLAGEYDLPVISDEIYDLMTYEGRHVSPGSLTKDVPVIVMNGLSKVYFATGWRLGYFYYVDPEGKLEEVREAIDKLMRIRICPSTPAQFAAIAGLTGPMDYLEEYMKKLRERRDYIYKRLTEIPGVSTVKPQGAFYIFPRIEERKWKNDKEFVLDVLHEAHVLFVHGSGFGKAGDWHFRIVFLPPVEILEEAMDSFEEFMRKRLG
- the pgiA gene encoding glucose-6-phosphate isomerase, producing MEYKRPFGVKIDLETGVIPGAKKLVRKLSDMKGYFVDEKAYEELLREDPVVYEVYAVEQEEREGDLNFATTVLYPGKVGKEFFFTKGHYHAKADRAEIYYALKGRGGMLLQTPEGEAEWIPMEPGTVVYVPPYWAHRTVNTGDEPFIFLAIYPADAGHDYGSIKEKGFSKIVIDEGGEVKLVDNPRWKV
- a CDS encoding Lrp/AsnC family transcriptional regulator, coding for MVRFDEKDREILETLRKEGRITLTELGRRLGLSPASVKNRIDKLKKLGAIRGFSAVIDPSFLERYVKVFMLLKLKAEDPEVDRILSKFAALDNVQAVYRTTGRTQALIIAEFEDMDEMKRFAGRLKGSLGSLLEYIEWGTIYDSLKDCWVSTGKRGSSNGRKGGYI
- a CDS encoding cytidine/deoxycytidylate deaminase family protein, whose protein sequence is MGVEIFLDREKAERIKKIRPTKDEYFMLIAKLVSLRATCPRLRVGAVAVKDGYILATGYNGAPRGMDHCIDVGCLIVDGHCHRAVHAEQNVIAMAARKGISLEGATLYVTHFPCDTCFKLVINAGIKEIVYEEMYPNEATEILLKEAQEKGIVKIKQFKLPKDRVRLFLEELFGDDF
- a CDS encoding DUF2304 domain-containing protein, which codes for MGMYVAQIIALAAIAYLLVRMVNDYRRGRIDWYGFVSWLVIFGIFAVIAVFPVRLSQEIKDVLGLKRGLDALFVVSIGLIFLLMFQLYVEIDRTKREITELTRKVAIELEEINERLKRLEER
- a CDS encoding M48 family metallopeptidase, translated to MMLVPLAVMLLLTYAVSGYIGLALAGLLFTGLVVLGRLSLRGKCQNCHPIIHAASEELIERLHSILERANLRDVEIYALEEYIPNAYSYGRRVVLSLGLFEILDDEEIAAVVAHELGHIKNRDTFLFPLVAYVRIFAFLMPFLLLALTQSFWITIGGFALYLWFELERSKFLRSREFKADDVALRLLEKPLSLKAALEELKYYEDLRARVKSHTLPGIEPTIDRPSQEKRNYWRPSFLIFPTHPTYEERIFRIVAYSSISS
- a CDS encoding HAD-IA family hydrolase, giving the protein MDVRAVIFDLDGTLVGAPTPFSEIKERLRERLLEMGVEENLLGELTPMYETLLKVSEKTGIDFERLHSVQVELETERMWESFLFKGALEVLEYLRGKGVKLALVTRSSRKAAELALEKNGIVDYFDSIVAREDVKPEELKPNPGQILKALSELGVPPEKAIAVGDHGYDVLAARKAGVLSILVTGHDSGRMSFSVDAEADFEVSNLNELRNLFERLFSTYVVVPAYNEEKTLPAVLNDLLRYFRRDEIVVVNDGSRDRTREIAESYGVHVLNHLVNRGLGGALGTGIAFAVRKNAELILTFDADGQHLLSDALRVMKPVAEGKADFAVGSRLKGDTSEMPFVKKFGNFVLDAITALFARKYVSDSQSGLRCFNRGCASKIRITCDRYAVSSEIIIEAAKHGCRIVEVPIKAVYTEYSMRKGTNVLEGVKIALNLLFDKLR